From Deltaproteobacteria bacterium, a single genomic window includes:
- a CDS encoding dienelactone hydrolase family protein: protein MAQTIENIVDPNDSGLASEMVKFTSPGGSINAYIARPKDGKNLGTVIVIHENRGLVGHIKDVARRFAKDGFAAIAVDCMSRIGGSDTWNGSDEATKEIGKINGGMVVEDLTAAVAHMKKQGYINGKFGVVGYCWGGGQSLNFATKCKDLNAAVVYYGRNPDPLDSVANIPCNVMGNYAADDANIMPGVEPLKAAMAKAGKSFDVKVYDGAKHAFNNNTNADRYHPDAAKDAWARTSSFFKANLA, encoded by the coding sequence ATGGCTCAGACGATTGAGAATATTGTCGATCCGAACGATTCCGGTTTGGCATCGGAAATGGTGAAATTCACCAGCCCGGGTGGCAGCATTAATGCCTACATCGCGCGGCCGAAGGATGGCAAGAACTTGGGAACGGTGATCGTGATTCACGAGAACCGCGGCTTGGTGGGGCATATCAAAGACGTGGCGCGCCGTTTCGCAAAGGACGGCTTTGCGGCAATCGCAGTGGATTGCATGAGCCGCATCGGCGGCAGCGACACCTGGAACGGCAGCGATGAAGCGACCAAGGAGATCGGCAAGATCAACGGCGGCATGGTCGTTGAAGACCTGACCGCGGCGGTCGCGCACATGAAAAAGCAGGGCTATATCAACGGCAAGTTCGGCGTGGTCGGCTATTGCTGGGGCGGCGGGCAATCGCTCAATTTCGCCACCAAGTGCAAGGATCTAAACGCGGCTGTGGTGTATTATGGCCGCAACCCCGATCCGCTCGATTCCGTCGCCAACATTCCGTGCAACGTCATGGGCAACTACGCAGCAGACGATGCCAACATCATGCCGGGCGTGGAGCCTTTGAAAGCCGCCATGGCGAAGGCCGGCAAGAGCTTTGACGTCAAGGTCTACGACGGCGCCAAGCATGCGTTCAACAACAATACCAACGCCGACCGCTATCATCCCGATGCGGCCAAGGACGCCTGGGCGAGAACGTCGAGCTTCTTCAAAGCCAACTTGGCGTAG
- a CDS encoding lytic transglycosylase domain-containing protein: MEKRHTNALARTLRWLSSFFAKLSLVALLFLPAWLSAQYLVRAEQTLEPQAETKRFSPLKKVVQFIEKPKPKDLVKIYSIVRSNRPDISDTEAWQVSEVILQESAKHAFDPMLVLAVIEVESRFQYKAISPVGARGIMQIMPDTGKFLSTLDIGRRQGLSAETFRTELLDDPILNIKLGVFYLHDLKRHFRNLNLALIAYNRGPTEIQTRLDNNEQLPDGYANLVMTAYQKYRKAKLPTF; this comes from the coding sequence ATGGAGAAACGTCACACCAACGCGCTCGCTCGTACTTTGCGATGGCTCAGCAGCTTTTTTGCAAAACTGAGTCTAGTCGCGCTGCTTTTTTTACCGGCCTGGCTCTCGGCGCAATATCTCGTCCGCGCCGAACAAACGCTTGAGCCCCAAGCAGAAACCAAGAGATTCTCGCCACTGAAAAAAGTGGTGCAATTTATCGAAAAACCGAAGCCCAAAGATCTGGTTAAAATCTATTCGATTGTGCGATCCAACCGTCCTGATATTAGCGATACCGAGGCGTGGCAAGTTTCCGAGGTGATCTTGCAGGAGAGTGCGAAGCACGCTTTCGACCCAATGTTGGTCTTAGCTGTCATCGAAGTCGAAAGCCGTTTTCAATACAAGGCGATTTCTCCGGTGGGGGCCCGCGGCATTATGCAGATCATGCCCGACACGGGAAAGTTTCTTTCCACCCTCGATATCGGCCGGCGACAGGGTCTGAGCGCCGAAACGTTTCGCACCGAACTGCTCGACGACCCGATTCTCAACATCAAGCTTGGCGTCTTTTATCTGCATGATTTGAAGCGCCACTTTCGCAACCTAAACCTGGCGCTGATTGCCTACAACAGGGGACCGACGGAAATTCAGACCCGCCTCGACAACAACGAGCAGCTGCCCGATGGCTACGCGAACCTGGTCATGACGGCCTATCAGAAATATCGAAAAGCCAAACTGCCAACTTTCTAA
- a CDS encoding cupin domain-containing protein: MDCINLKDEMGKAQRKVDLFGTDNFRSWLLYFVPGDGTDMHYHANPETFLVFSGNGIVKGIKGEERPIKKDDVLCLAAKDYYQIVNTGSEPLVLFGNRSEAFGGPHIKADGSDRNARV; encoded by the coding sequence GTGGATTGCATCAACCTGAAAGATGAGATGGGTAAGGCGCAGCGCAAAGTCGATTTGTTCGGCACGGACAATTTTCGTTCCTGGCTGCTTTACTTCGTGCCTGGCGACGGCACCGACATGCATTATCATGCCAACCCGGAGACATTTTTAGTTTTTTCCGGCAACGGCATCGTCAAGGGCATCAAGGGCGAAGAGCGGCCGATCAAGAAAGACGATGTGCTCTGTTTAGCGGCCAAAGATTATTACCAGATCGTCAATACCGGCAGCGAGCCGCTGGTGCTGTTTGGCAATCGCTCGGAAGCGTTCGGTGGACCCCATATCAAGGCGGACGGCAGCGACCGCAATGCGCGGGTGTGA
- a CDS encoding YdiU family protein produces the protein MHNNSGIARFPFDNTFARELEGFYVSWQATQVARPELVRFNHDLAQELGLDGAALASEFGARVFAGNETPQGAAPLAQAYAGHQFGGFSPRLGDGRALLLGEVIDRHGRRRDIQLKGSGPTPFSRAGDGKAALGPVLREYLIGEAMHALGIPTTRALAAVTTGEAIYRETALPGAVLTRVAASHIRVGTFQFFAARGEWDKVRRLADYVIGRHYPELLGHAQPYLKLLESVCDRQAALVARWMNVSFIHGVMNTDNMTVSGETIDYGPCAFMDHYDPATCFSSIDARGRYAYGNQPTIAQWNLARFAETLLPLLDGDEKRAIEIARGVINRFPSLYERYWLNGMRAKLGLLSEDEADLHLAEGFLTAMAGSHVDYTLAFRCLADAALGDEQRIRALFADPAAYDQWSKGWRARLMREELSPAERAQSMRRASPAFIPRNHRVEEALSAAVERGDYGPFDSMLKILARPFDDQPEFSAYAEPLHDGNPGYRTFCGT, from the coding sequence ATGCACAACAATTCAGGGATTGCTCGATTTCCTTTCGACAACACCTTCGCGCGCGAGCTGGAGGGGTTCTACGTCTCGTGGCAGGCGACGCAGGTGGCGCGGCCGGAGTTGGTGCGGTTCAATCACGATCTGGCGCAAGAATTGGGTTTGGATGGCGCGGCTCTCGCGTCCGAATTCGGGGCGAGGGTCTTTGCCGGCAACGAGACCCCGCAGGGCGCGGCGCCGTTGGCGCAAGCTTATGCCGGGCATCAGTTTGGCGGCTTTTCACCGAGGCTCGGCGATGGGCGGGCGCTGCTGCTTGGCGAAGTGATCGATCGGCATGGACGCCGTCGCGACATTCAGCTAAAAGGCTCCGGGCCGACGCCGTTCTCGCGCGCCGGCGACGGCAAGGCCGCGCTCGGGCCAGTGCTGCGCGAGTATCTGATCGGCGAGGCGATGCATGCGCTGGGCATTCCCACCACTCGGGCGCTGGCCGCGGTGACTACGGGCGAAGCGATCTATCGCGAGACCGCGCTGCCGGGCGCGGTTTTGACGCGCGTTGCCGCCAGCCATATTCGCGTCGGCACCTTTCAATTCTTCGCGGCGCGCGGCGAATGGGACAAGGTGCGCCGCCTGGCCGACTATGTGATCGGCCGCCACTATCCCGAATTGCTGGGCCACGCGCAGCCGTATCTTAAATTGCTCGAAAGCGTCTGCGACCGGCAAGCCGCGCTCGTCGCTCGTTGGATGAACGTCAGTTTCATTCACGGCGTGATGAATACCGATAACATGACAGTCTCCGGCGAGACCATCGACTATGGCCCTTGTGCGTTTATGGATCACTATGATCCGGCGACCTGTTTTAGTTCCATCGATGCGCGCGGCCGCTACGCCTATGGCAATCAGCCGACGATTGCGCAGTGGAACTTGGCGCGCTTTGCCGAGACTTTGCTGCCGCTGCTCGATGGCGATGAGAAGCGCGCCATCGAGATCGCCCGGGGAGTGATCAACCGTTTCCCATCTCTCTACGAACGGTACTGGCTAAACGGCATGCGCGCCAAGCTCGGTTTGCTGAGCGAAGACGAAGCCGATTTGCACCTCGCCGAAGGATTTCTCACGGCAATGGCGGGCAGCCACGTCGACTACACGTTGGCGTTTCGTTGCCTCGCCGATGCCGCTTTGGGCGACGAGCAGCGGATTCGCGCGCTGTTTGCCGATCCGGCTGCGTACGATCAATGGAGCAAAGGCTGGCGCGCCCGGCTCATGCGTGAAGAGCTATCTCCCGCGGAGCGAGCGCAGTCGATGCGCAGAGCGAGCCCGGCATTCATACCGCGCAATCACCGGGTCGAGGAAGCGTTGAGCGCCGCCGTCGAGCGCGGCGACTATGGTCCGTTCGATTCAATGCTCAAGATTCTGGCGCGCCCGTTCGACGATCAGCCGGAATTTTCGGCCTACGCGGAACCTCTCCACGATGGAAATCCGGGCTACCGAACTTTTTGCGGCACCTGA
- a CDS encoding alpha/beta hydrolase, whose translation MPEPRHRIVDARGLAIHCLEWGEPTGTPLLLIHGFLDQAFSWSPFVDVLMRRANQPLWIIAPDGRGHGDSDWIGAGGYYHFPDYVFDLSCVVRALGLSQFNLVGHSMGGTISLLYGGAFPKQILRLVLIEGVGPVGMHFSDAPVRMEQWIGEVHHRGRDHFREYTSVAAGASQLQQTNPRLNEKFALALADAGMRQNEKGKWVWKFDPLHRTAAPQPFYTAQAIEFLRRIECAVLIVDGKESHQSKRTDKRQRYAAIANRRQTVIANAGHMVHQDNPVGLAEVVVPFLQL comes from the coding sequence ATGCCCGAACCTCGCCACAGAATTGTCGACGCACGCGGCTTGGCCATTCATTGTCTCGAATGGGGCGAGCCGACGGGAACGCCGCTTTTGTTGATTCACGGTTTTCTCGACCAGGCGTTTAGCTGGAGCCCCTTCGTCGACGTGCTGATGCGCCGCGCGAACCAACCGCTTTGGATCATCGCGCCGGACGGCCGCGGCCACGGTGACAGTGACTGGATCGGCGCCGGCGGCTACTACCATTTTCCGGATTACGTCTTCGACCTCTCCTGTGTTGTGCGCGCGCTTGGGCTGAGCCAGTTCAACCTCGTCGGCCACTCCATGGGCGGCACCATTTCGTTGCTCTACGGCGGCGCGTTTCCTAAACAAATCTTGCGGCTGGTTCTGATCGAAGGCGTCGGTCCGGTGGGCATGCATTTCTCCGACGCACCGGTCCGCATGGAACAGTGGATAGGCGAAGTGCACCACCGCGGCCGCGATCATTTTCGCGAATACACCAGTGTCGCCGCCGGCGCCAGCCAACTGCAGCAAACCAACCCGCGCTTGAACGAAAAATTTGCCCTGGCCTTGGCCGATGCCGGCATGCGCCAGAATGAAAAAGGCAAATGGGTGTGGAAGTTCGACCCGCTCCATCGCACCGCCGCGCCGCAGCCGTTTTACACCGCTCAAGCCATCGAGTTTCTGCGCCGCATCGAGTGCGCCGTGCTGATCGTCGACGGCAAGGAGAGCCACCAGAGCAAGCGCACTGACAAACGGCAGCGCTACGCTGCCATCGCCAACCGCCGACAAACGGTTATCGCCAACGCCGGTCACATGGTGCATCAGGACAATCCAGTCGGTCTGGCGGAGGTGGTTGTGCCATTTTTGCAGTTGTAA